From a region of the Cyclopterus lumpus isolate fCycLum1 chromosome 5, fCycLum1.pri, whole genome shotgun sequence genome:
- the yod1 gene encoding ubiquitin thioesterase OTU1, whose translation MLRLRCKTKNGSHIMQGLTHQSCVQELKSKVEELTGIPCDVQKIMVGYPPSSLDLQNGDAHLKDYPIKSGDTLIVEEEKNKPKPPQDHPTVTKAPRLEASPTLARRVVPADNSCLFTSVNYVVEGGVYDLACAPDMRGLIAQIVSSDPAAYSEAVLGKTNEEYCTWIRRDDTWGGAIEVSIMSKFYQCEICVVDTQTVRVDRFGEDAGYHKRVLLIYDGIHYDPLQKETPGSDAPPHTIFSTTDDVILAQALELADDARRKRQFTDVNRFALRCMVCQTGLVGQKEAREHAKETGHTNFGEV comes from the exons ATGTTGCGTCTTCGCTGTAAGACCAAAAATGGCAGCCACATAATGCAGGGCTTGACTCATCAGTCCTGTGTGCAAGAGCTGAAGAGTAAGGTGGAGGAGCTGACCGGTATCCCCTGTGATGTGCAGAAAATTATGGTTGGGTATCCACCCTCCAGCCTTGATCTTCAAAATGGAGACGCTCACCTCAAGGACTACCCCATCAAATCAG GAGACACACTCATAGTtgaggaagaaaagaacaagCCAAAGCCTCCTCAGGATCATCCCACTGTGACTAAAGCTCCACGCCTGGAAGCCTCACCCACGCTGGCCCGTCGAGTGGTCCCAGCTGACAACTCCTGCCTCTTCACCAGTGTAAATTATGTGGTGGAAGGTGGTGTATATGACCTCGCCTGTGCCCCCGATATGCGAGGCCTCATCGCCCAGATTGTATCGAGTGACCCCGCGGCGTACTCCGAAGCGGTGCTGGGAAAGACCAACGAGGAGTACTGCACTTGGATAAGACGCGACGACACCTGGGGGGGAGCCATCGAGGTGTCCATCATGTCCAAGTTCTACCAGTGCGAGATCTGCGTGGTGGACACTCAGACGGTCCGAGTGGATCGATTCGGGGAGGACGCCGGCTACCACAAACGCGTGCTGCTCATCTACGACGGCATCCACTACGACCCGCTGCAGAAGGAAACGCCCGGCTCCGACGCTCCGCCCCACACAATCTTCTCCACCACGGACGACGTAATCCTGGCGCAGGCCCTCGAGCTCGCGGACGATGCTCGCCGCAAGCGTCAGTTCACGGACGTTAACCGCTTCGCGTTGCGCTGCATGGTGTGCCAGACGGGCCTGGTGGGACAAAAGGAAGCCCGGGAGCATGCCAAGGAGACGGGCCACACCAATTTTGGGGAAGTGTGA